The genome window AAGAAAGTGGGATATATTTTGAAAAGCAAAAAATAGCAAAACAAAAAAGAAGAGAGCTTGAATGTTTTATCAACAGTCTGTTTGATATAAAGTCTAAGGATACGGACAGTATAGACGAGGAGTTTATCCGTAAAATCATTGATTTTATTACCATATCAAAGGATAGAAAAGTGATAATACACTTTAAGTTCGATATAGTAGAAGAAATGGAGCTGTTAGGAGGGCTTGGTTATGAGTAAATTAGCTATTTATCTAAGATTATCCATAGAGGATTATCAAAAAGAAGGAGAAAGTGAAAGCATTCATAACCAAAGGGAATATATCAAAAGTTATATAAAAGAGCATAACGATTTAACAGGATATGAAGTATCGGAATATGTAGATGACGGATTTTCAGGCACCAATCCGAACAGACCGGCATACCAAAGATTGCTTGAGGACTTAAAAAACAATCAGATAGACAGCATTATCGTAAAGGATATGTCCAGATTTTCAAGAGATTATATCGAAATGGGAAACTATTTAGAGAATATCTTTCCATTTATGGGCATTCGGTTTATTGCTATCAATGATGCTTATGACAGCTCAAAAGAAAGAAATAACGGAACAGAAATTGATACCCAGTTTAAAAGCCTGTTATATGATTTCTATTCAAAAGAATTATCCCAAAAAATAAGGGGTATCTCTCAAGAGCTAAAATCGCAAGGAAAAAACACGAATGGCTTGGCACCGTTCGGCTACCTGAAAGACCCGAATAATAAACACCGTATTATCATAGATGAAAAGACGGCATTTATTGTAAAAGAAGCCTTTGAACTTATCTTGCAAGGATATTCTTGCAGACAAATAGCAGGAATATTTAATGAAAAAGGATATATTACCCGCTCCGGAAGAAAAGAAGAGCTGGGAATCATAAGCTATGAGAAGAGTTTAAAAACCGGAACGGAAGTAAAAAAGAGAATGTGGCAGGGAATGACAATTACCCAGATGACCGGTATGGAGCTATATACCGGAGATTATGTGTATAATAAACTGAAAGAAACCCATATAGGCGGACGAAAAGTGGAAAGGCTGCCCAAAGAAGAGTGGAAAAGAGTAGAAAACACGCATGAAGCAATTATATCCAAAGAAATCTTTCTAAAAGTGCAGGAGATAAAAAAACAAAGGAGAGGTGAAAATTTTAATCATCGAAAAGAAGCTACAGATGAGTTTATTCCAATATTCAAAAGAAAAGTATTCTGTAAAGAATGTGGAAGCTCGATGTACTATAGAGGAGAAAGCTATCAATTAAAAAAAGGCGTATATCGGTATAAGCGCTATTATTGTCTATATTGCAAAGAGAATAAAAGAAGTAATAATATAAAAGAACAAACTTTGGAAGAAGCTGTGTTGAAACGGTTGAAGAATGCCCCTGCTCTGACGAGTAAAGAAAACCCTGCACTTGATACAAAAGTAAATCAAAATTATATCAAAGAGATTGAGGATATAAACAGCAGCCTGCAAAAAGAATATGAAAAATATAAAAATAAAGAGCTATCGAAGGAGGAATATTTACAGGAAAAACAAAATCTCTTGCTGAAAAAACAAAAGTTAGAGCAGGAATTGGAAAAAGAGAGTATTTCCAAACCTGCAAATGAGCTACCCGATTTCGCAGGTGGTAGCAAAATCACGAAAGAACTTGTGGATACTATGGTGGAAAAAATTGTGGTATCAAGATATGGAGAGGTAGAAATTGAATTAAAAGAAAGGGAATAATTTATGACAAAAAATTTTACTTATAAGGATAACAGATATTTTAAGTAAAAAAAGTGATTGAAAATTTTACTTAAAACTGATATTCTGATTGTAAGTAAAAAAAATTTAACTTAGAGGATTGGATTATGAAATTAGAAACAAATAGAGCCGGTATATTGAAAAGGATGCAAAGTGATTATGAGTGCTTTATTCCCCATAATTTAAAAGAATTGAAATTGGACATAGATGATCAGCTTCAGAGTTTGATAAATAAAGCCTATTTGCTTTTAGGAAGGTTAGACGGTATGGCAATTACCTTGCCGGACATTGATCTTTTTGTGTCTATGTATGTGCAAAAAGAAGCAGTTATCAGCTCTCAAATAGAGGGGACACAGGCTTCTTTGATTGATGTTTTACAAAAAGATAGAAATAACGAAAAAATAAAAGACACAGAGGAAATTGTCAATTATATAAAAGCAACAAATTATGCGTTTAAAAGATTGGAAGAGCTGCCTTTATGTATGAGATTGATTAAAGAAACGCATTCTGTTTTATTGTCGGGTGTCAGAGGCAATGAAAAATCACCGGGAGAGTTTAGAAAATCTCAAAATTGGATTGGATAT of Lachnospiraceae bacterium oral taxon 500 contains these proteins:
- a CDS encoding conjugal transfer protein, producing MSKLAIYLRLSIEDYQKEGESESIHNQREYIKSYIKEHNDLTGYEVSEYVDDGFSGTNPNRPAYQRLLEDLKNNQIDSIIVKDMSRFSRDYIEMGNYLENIFPFMGIRFIAINDAYDSSKERNNGTEIDTQFKSLLYDFYSKELSQKIRGISQELKSQGKNTNGLAPFGYLKDPNNKHRIIIDEKTAFIVKEAFELILQGYSCRQIAGIFNEKGYITRSGRKEELGIISYEKSLKTGTEVKKRMWQGMTITQMTGMELYTGDYVYNKLKETHIGGRKVERLPKEEWKRVENTHEAIISKEIFLKVQEIKKQRRGENFNHRKEATDEFIPIFKRKVFCKECGSSMYYRGESYQLKKGVYRYKRYYCLYCKENKRSNNIKEQTLEEAVLKRLKNAPALTSKENPALDTKVNQNYIKEIEDINSSLQKEYEKYKNKELSKEEYLQEKQNLLLKKQKLEQELEKESISKPANELPDFAGGSKITKELVDTMVEKIVVSRYGEVEIELKERE